The Bubalus bubalis isolate 160015118507 breed Murrah chromosome 16, NDDB_SH_1, whole genome shotgun sequence genome window below encodes:
- the LOC102406054 gene encoding proteoglycan 3 codes for MKGCLFLPLLLLGTVSALYLEKDAPHVGSPETQADLSQDPEGPGGQEGELALSGEVVESGGEEAEGAHDDEGDSQSDPDDLDEDVQCPKEEETVQLPGSPECKTCRYTLVRTPKKFKKAQRACRKCYRGNLASIHSLKFNRHVQSLATKINEAEVWIGGFIRGWCLWRTYRWTDGSSWNFTYWARWQPTFGRGRCVALSTRGGHWRRASCKRRLPFICSF; via the exons ATGAAAGGCTGCCTGTTCCTGCCCCTTCTGCTGCTGGGGACAGTTTCTGCTCTCTATCTGG AGAAGGATGCCCCCCATGTGGGCAGTCCAGAGACACAGGCAGACCTGAGCCAGGATCCTGAAGGCCCaggggggcaggaaggagagctGGCCCTGAGTGGTGAGGTGGTGGAGTCGGGGGGAGAGGAGGCCGAGGGCGCCCACGACGATGAGGGGGACTCACAGTCAGACCCAGATGACTTAGATGAGGACGTGCAGTGCCCCAAGGAAGAGGAGACAGTGCAACTTCCGGGCAGTCCTGAGTGCAAGACCTGCCGCTACACGCTGGTGCGGACCCCAAAGAAGTTTAAGAAAGCTCAG AGAGCCTGCAGGAAGTGCTACCGAGGCAACCTCGCCTCCATCCACAGTTTGAAATTCAACCGTCACGTTCAGAGCTTGGCCACGAagatcaatgaagcagaggttTGGATCGGAGGCTTCATCAGAGGTTGG TGCCTGTGGAGAACATATCGCTGGACTGATGGGAGTTCTTGGAATTTTACATACTGGGCCAGGTGGCAACCTACGTTTGGGAGAGGCCGCTGTGTGGCCCTGAGCACCAGAG GGGGTCACTGGCGACGAGCTTCATGCAAAAGGCGGCTGCCCTTCATTTGCTCCTTCTAA
- the LOC112579541 gene encoding proteoglycan 3, which produces MKGCLLLPLLLLGTVSALYLEKDAPHLGDLETQADLSQDPEGSGGQQGELAVSGEVLELGGEEAEDAHDDEGDSQSDPDDLDEDVQCPKEEETVQLPGSPECKTCRYTLVRTPKKFKKAQRVCRKCYRGNLASIHNFNVNSLIHRLSITTNYAQVWVGGFIRGRLRCRRFFWADGSYWNFAYWAAGQPTFGRGRCVALCTRGGHWRRAPCNRRLPFICSF; this is translated from the exons ATGAAAGGCTGCCTGCTCCTGCCCCTTCTGCTGCTGGGGACAGTTTCTGCTCTCTATCTGG AGAAGGATGCCCCCCATCTGGGTGATCTGGAGACACAGGCAGACCTGAGCCAGGATCCTGAAGGCTCAGGGGGGCAGCAAGGAGAGCTGGCCGTGAGTGGTGAGGTGCTTGAGTTGGGGGGAGAGGAGGCCGAGGACGCCCACGACGATGAGGGGGACTCACAGTCAGACCCAGATGACTTAGATGAGGACGTGCAGTGCCCCAAGGAAGAGGAGACAGTGCAACTTCCGGGCAGTCCTGAGTGCAAGACCTGCCGCTACACGCTGGTGCGGACCCCAAAGAAGTTTAAGAAAGCTCAG AGAGTCTGCAGGAAGTGCTACCGAGGCAACCTCGCCTCCATCCACAACTTTAATGTCAACAGTCTCATCCATCGCTTGAGCATAACGACCAACTACGCACAGGTCTGGGTTGGAGGCTTCATCAGAGGTCGG TTACGATGCAGGAGATTTTTCTGGGCTGATGGGAGTTACTGGAATTTTGCATACTGGGCTGCAGGACAACCTACATTTGGGAGAGGCCGCTGTGTAGCCCTGTGCACCAGAG GGGGTCACTGGCGACGAGCTCCGTGCAACAGGCGGCTGCCCTTCATCTGCTCCTTCTAA